In Paenacidovorax monticola, the genomic window TCCTGGGGTTGCGGCGCACCCGGCCACGCAAGCCGCTGCACGATGGCGTCGCGCACCCGCTGCCGCCATTGCTCCACGGGGTGGCGCCAGCCCTCGGACACGAGGCGCGGCGGCACATCCTTGGGGCCCGCGCGCACATAGCCCGTGGCCTGCACGCCCTGCTCCCACAGCCAGAGTTCGTAGTCGAAGCCCTGCGGATTGCGCGCGCCATGCGGCGCCTTGAGCCGCACCACGAAGTCCCAGCGCTGGCCGGCGCGCAGCGCGGCGCTGTCGCGCTGAGGCTCGGGCGGCGCGTCCCCCGCACGCCAGCCCGTGGCGTACCACGACAGCTCCAGCAATGGGGGCAGGCGCACGGCCCGCCCTCCAGGAGCGCCGTCTCCACCTCGAACCGGAAGCGCAGCCCCGCATCGCTGACCTGGGGCATGGCCGCGACCACGCCTGCCACGCGCAAATCGCGCCCTTCGAGCGCAGGGTCCAGTGCCCGCGCCTGGAACAGGCTGGCCCGCACACCGCACAGCCCCCACATCGCCAGGGCTGCACACAGCGCCACAGCTGCGGTCTGCCAGGGCCTGCGCGGCAAGCGCCAGAGCATCACACCGGTCAGCAAGCCGGCCCCCAGCGCCACGGCGTAGCCCGCCAGGGGCCCGAGCACAGGCTGCGCGAGCTGCAGTGCCGCTCCCGCGAGCAGGCCTGCCAGCGCCCAGGGCAGCCGCCAGCCCGTCATGCGTGCCCCATGAAAAAACCGTGTGCAGGCTCTTACACTTGCCACTTCATCTGCCGTCCTTGCGAGAAAGACCATGAGCGTTTACGACAAGCTGAAAGAACTGAACATCACGCTGCCTCCCGTGGCGGTTCCGGCTGCGGCCTACGTGCCCTACGTGCAGACGGGCAACCTCGTCTTCCTGAGCGGCCACATCGCGCGCAAGGACGGCAAGCCCTGGGCCGCGCAGTTCGGCCGCGACATCACCACCGAAGAGGGCAAGGCCGCCGCGCGCGCCGTGGCCATCGACCTGATGGGCACGCTGCATGCGGCCACGGGCGGCGACCTCAACCGCGTCCAGCGCATCGTGAAGCTCCTGAGCCTCGTGAACTCCACGGGCGACTTCACCGAACACCACCTCGTCACCAACGGTGCCAGCGAACTGCTGGGCCAGGTCTTCGGCGACAAGGGCGTGCATGCACGCGCCGCCTTTGGCGTGGCCCAGGTGCCCCTGGGCGCCTGCGTCGAGATCGAGCTGATCGCCGAAATCGCCTGACGCAGCGCGCCGCCTAGAAG contains:
- a CDS encoding RidA family protein; the protein is MSVYDKLKELNITLPPVAVPAAAYVPYVQTGNLVFLSGHIARKDGKPWAAQFGRDITTEEGKAAARAVAIDLMGTLHAATGGDLNRVQRIVKLLSLVNSTGDFTEHHLVTNGASELLGQVFGDKGVHARAAFGVAQVPLGACVEIELIAEIA